The Anabaena sp. WA102 genome contains a region encoding:
- the crtO gene encoding beta-carotene ketolase CrtO: protein MQEYDVIIIGAGHNGLVCAAYLLKAGYSVLLLEKRPVPGGAATTEECIPDKAPGFKFNLCAIDHEFIHLGPVVEELELTKYGLEYLECDPVVFCPHPDGKYFLAHKSLEKTCAEIARYNERDAKKYAEFTNYWQRAINAMIPMFNAPPKSIIDIFGNYNLQQVKDLFSVVGSPAKSFDFVRTMLNSAEDILNEWFDEEFLKAPLSRLASELGAPPSQKNLAIGVMMMAMRHNPGMARPRGGTGALVQALVKLVNSKGGVILTDQHVEKILINDAKAEGVRVAGGKEYRAKQGVISNIDAQRLFLQMTEKSDIDAVDPDLWERLERRIINNNETILKIDLALDEPLHFSHHDHKDEYLIGSILIADSMNHVEQAHSKCTLGEIPDSDPSMYLVMPSALDPSLAPPGKHTLWIEFFAPYQIANAKGTGLKGTGWTDELKNKVADRVIDKLATYAPNVKKATIARRVESPAELGERLGAYKGNYYHIDMTMDQMIFFRPLPELANYKTPIDNLFLTGAGTHPGGSISGMPGRNCARVFLQNKQPFTQALKDAGNSIKSTVGSVFGIG, encoded by the coding sequence ATGCAAGAATACGACGTTATCATCATCGGTGCTGGACACAACGGCTTAGTTTGTGCGGCTTATTTACTCAAAGCAGGTTATAGCGTCTTACTACTAGAAAAACGTCCTGTTCCCGGTGGTGCAGCCACAACAGAAGAATGTATCCCAGACAAAGCACCAGGTTTTAAATTTAACTTGTGTGCCATTGACCATGAATTTATTCATTTGGGTCCAGTAGTAGAAGAATTAGAACTGACAAAATATGGCTTAGAATATCTAGAATGTGACCCAGTTGTATTTTGTCCTCACCCCGACGGTAAATATTTCTTAGCACATAAATCATTAGAAAAAACCTGTGCAGAAATCGCTCGTTACAATGAAAGAGATGCTAAAAAATATGCCGAGTTTACAAATTATTGGCAACGGGCAATTAACGCCATGATTCCCATGTTTAATGCCCCACCCAAATCAATTATAGATATTTTCGGTAACTACAATCTGCAACAAGTTAAAGATTTATTTTCTGTAGTTGGTTCTCCCGCCAAAAGTTTTGATTTTGTGCGAACAATGTTAAACAGCGCCGAAGATATTCTTAATGAATGGTTTGATGAAGAATTTCTCAAAGCTCCCCTATCTAGATTAGCATCAGAATTAGGTGCGCCACCTTCTCAAAAAAATCTGGCAATTGGGGTGATGATGATGGCTATGCGTCATAATCCTGGAATGGCTAGACCTCGCGGCGGTACAGGTGCATTAGTCCAAGCATTGGTGAAATTAGTTAATAGTAAAGGTGGGGTAATTCTCACAGACCAGCACGTAGAAAAGATTTTAATTAATGATGCTAAAGCCGAGGGTGTGCGGGTGGCAGGTGGTAAAGAATATCGAGCTAAACAGGGAGTAATTTCTAATATTGATGCTCAAAGATTGTTCTTACAAATGACAGAAAAAAGTGATATTGATGCCGTTGATCCTGATTTGTGGGAAAGGTTAGAACGACGGATTATCAATAACAATGAAACCATTCTGAAAATAGATTTAGCATTAGATGAACCCTTGCATTTTTCTCATCATGATCATAAAGATGAATATCTCATTGGTTCAATTCTCATTGCTGATTCTATGAATCATGTAGAACAGGCTCATAGTAAATGTACATTAGGCGAAATTCCCGATTCTGACCCCTCCATGTATCTCGTCATGCCTAGCGCTCTTGACCCTAGTTTAGCACCACCTGGTAAACATACTTTATGGATTGAATTTTTTGCTCCTTATCAAATTGCTAATGCAAAAGGTACAGGTTTAAAAGGGACAGGTTGGACTGATGAATTGAAAAACAAAGTTGCAGATAGAGTAATTGACAAATTAGCAACTTACGCCCCCAATGTGAAGAAAGCAACTATCGCTAGAAGAGTAGAAAGTCCGGCAGAATTAGGAGAAAGATTAGGGGCATACAAAGGGAATTATTATCATATTGATATGACAATGGATCAAATGATCTTTTTCCGACCTTTACCCGAATTAGCTAATTATAAAACCCCCATTGATAATCTCTTTTTAACAGGTGCAGGAACACATCCAGGTGGCTCAATTTCCGGTATGCCAGGACGCAATTGTGCGAGGGTATTTTTGCAGAATAAGCAACCTTTTACTCAAGCTTTAAAAGATGCTGGAAACTCGATTAAGTCTACAGTTGGTTCTGTATTTGGCATAGGATAG
- a CDS encoding GIY-YIG nuclease family protein yields the protein MTEELRKRYLNIFRNKSQDLEAELERERDLRKRAEQDLTIERNLRQRLEEELQFFETLVPLPRIIWCEDCKQAPIGEPGVVYFIYSVADRNCVKIGKTQNLPRRIKQLQTGNPSDLKLLGYIIGYTDIEKLYKRYYQQFRTQEGGKEWYRDARFRFKWIDD from the coding sequence ATGACAGAAGAATTAAGAAAAAGATACTTAAATATTTTCCGTAATAAGAGCCAAGACTTAGAAGCAGAATTAGAAAGAGAAAGAGATTTGAGAAAAAGAGCAGAGCAAGACCTTACAATAGAAAGAAATCTTAGACAAAGACTAGAAGAAGAACTTCAATTTTTTGAAACTCTTGTTCCATTACCAAGAATAATTTGGTGTGAAGATTGTAAACAAGCTCCTATAGGTGAACCTGGGGTAGTTTATTTTATTTATTCAGTAGCAGATCGTAACTGTGTCAAAATTGGCAAAACTCAGAACTTGCCTCGGAGAATAAAACAGTTACAAACAGGAAATCCTAGTGATTTAAAACTTCTAGGATATATAATAGGTTATACAGATATTGAAAAGTTGTACAAACGATATTATCAACAATTTAGAACTCAAGAGGGTGGTAAAGAATGGTACAGGGATGCACGATTCAGATTTAAGTGGATTGATGATTGA
- a CDS encoding HNH endonuclease produces the protein MSTYISESLRQKIIERDKSRCCYCLTSEANSGIPMTYDHIHPVSKGGETTFENLCLACRSCNEFKSDAVESIDPLSGETIQLFNPRQQKWTDHFGWSADGTRLEGINAIGRTTIVKLRINNPVILIARKRWVISGWHPPLD, from the coding sequence GTGTCTACATATATTTCTGAAAGTTTAAGACAAAAAATCATAGAAAGGGATAAATCACGTTGCTGTTATTGCTTGACATCTGAAGCAAATAGCGGTATTCCTATGACTTATGATCATATTCACCCAGTTTCTAAGGGTGGAGAAACAACTTTTGAAAATCTTTGTTTAGCTTGTCGTTCATGCAACGAATTCAAAAGTGATGCAGTTGAATCTATAGATCCTTTGAGTGGTGAAACTATACAACTTTTTAACCCTCGTCAACAGAAATGGACTGACCATTTTGGATGGAGCGCTGATGGTACAAGATTAGAAGGTATAAATGCTATTGGTCGGACTACAATAGTTAAGCTACGAATCAATAATCCAGTAATTCTGATTGCTCGAAAGCGTTGGGTAATTAGTGGTTGGCATCCTCCTCTTGATTGA
- the tpiA gene encoding triose-phosphate isomerase: MRKIVIAGNWKMFKTQAESAEFLSGFLPHLEETPSEREVVLFPPFTDLSLVSKSLHGSRVNLGAQNVHWEESGAYTGEIAASMLTEIGVRFVIVGHSERRQFFGETDVTVNLRLKAAQKHGLTPILCVGETKQQRDTGETESIISTQLKKDLVDIDQTNLIIAYEPIWAIGTGDTCESKEANRVIGLIRSQLTNPLVPIQYGGSVNPNNIDEIMEQPEIDGALVGGASLKADSFARIVNYQ; the protein is encoded by the coding sequence GTGCGGAAAATCGTTATTGCTGGTAACTGGAAAATGTTCAAAACCCAGGCAGAATCCGCAGAATTTTTAAGCGGATTTTTGCCTCACCTGGAGGAAACCCCCTCAGAACGAGAAGTGGTATTATTTCCTCCCTTCACAGACCTAAGCCTGGTGTCTAAATCTTTGCATGGTAGCCGTGTAAATTTGGGCGCACAAAACGTCCATTGGGAAGAAAGTGGAGCATATACAGGCGAAATCGCCGCCTCTATGCTAACAGAAATCGGTGTGCGTTTTGTCATTGTGGGACACAGTGAAAGACGGCAATTCTTCGGGGAAACAGATGTAACTGTCAATCTCCGTCTTAAAGCTGCTCAAAAGCATGGACTCACACCCATTCTCTGTGTTGGGGAAACTAAACAACAGCGAGATACGGGGGAAACAGAATCAATAATTAGCACCCAGTTAAAAAAAGACTTAGTAGATATTGATCAAACTAACTTGATCATTGCCTATGAGCCAATCTGGGCTATTGGTACTGGTGATACCTGTGAATCGAAGGAAGCAAATCGGGTAATTGGCTTAATTCGCAGTCAATTAACTAATCCCCTAGTTCCTATCCAATATGGCGGTTCAGTCAACCCGAATAATATTGATGAAATTATGGAACAACCAGAAATTGACGGCGCTCTCGTTGGTGGCGCTAGTCTAAAAGCTGATAGTTTTGCCAGAATTGTCAACTATCAATAA
- the folP gene encoding dihydropteroate synthase, which yields MSNNLTIRDHCFTWGKRTYLMGILNVTPDSFSDGGKFNTTSAALTQAQAMVSAGADIIDIGGQSTRPGAEQISLEAELERVLSVLELLRPVIDIPISIDTTRAEVAKAAITAGADIVNDISAGTFDPQMLPTVASLNVPIVLMHIRGKPQTMQKCTDYEDLIPDIYQFLSEQITKATLLGIDKNKIIIDPGIGFAKNHDQNLEIFRCLESLKTLNSPILVGASRKSFIGNILNQPDPTLRVWGTAAACCAAIFNGADILRVHDVREMQEVTLVADAIFRDSAAWR from the coding sequence ATGTCTAACAACTTAACTATCCGAGATCACTGTTTTACCTGGGGAAAGCGGACTTATCTCATGGGAATTTTGAATGTCACCCCGGATAGTTTTAGTGATGGTGGTAAATTTAACACCACCTCAGCGGCTTTAACCCAGGCACAAGCAATGGTTTCGGCTGGTGCTGATATTATTGATATTGGTGGACAATCAACCCGTCCAGGGGCAGAACAAATATCCCTAGAAGCAGAACTTGAGCGGGTGCTATCTGTCTTGGAGTTGCTACGTCCAGTTATTGATATTCCTATTTCTATAGATACAACTAGAGCAGAAGTAGCCAAAGCCGCAATTACCGCTGGAGCAGATATAGTTAATGATATTTCTGCTGGTACATTTGACCCCCAAATGTTGCCAACTGTTGCTAGTTTAAATGTGCCGATTGTGTTAATGCACATCCGAGGAAAACCCCAAACTATGCAAAAATGTACTGATTATGAAGATTTAATTCCTGATATTTATCAATTTTTATCTGAGCAAATTACAAAGGCTACACTTTTGGGAATTGACAAAAATAAAATAATTATTGATCCTGGTATTGGTTTCGCTAAAAACCATGACCAGAATTTAGAAATTTTTCGCTGTTTAGAATCACTAAAAACACTTAATTCTCCAATTTTGGTGGGAGCATCTCGTAAAAGTTTTATTGGTAATATTCTTAATCAACCAGATCCAACATTACGGGTTTGGGGAACAGCCGCAGCTTGTTGTGCGGCTATTTTTAATGGTGCAGATATTCTCCGAGTCCACGATGTTCGAGAAATGCAAGAAGTTACTCTGGTAGCAGATGCTATTTTTCGTGATAGCGCAGCGTGGCGTTAG
- a CDS encoding SPFH domain-containing protein, which translates to MDPIIFIIFLALVGYAFASAKMVNQGDVALVERLGRYHRKLNPGLSFIVPILDQVVMENTTREQLLDIKPQNVITKDGVYLEVDAILYWRIKDIEKSFYAIDDLETALANLATTTLRENIAQNSLEDTNMSRAEMDGSILGVLNPITSAWGIEIIRLDIQSITPPEAVRKSMQEQQTAQIKKKAAIEAAEGERQAAVKRAEGTRTSIEIIAEALRSHPESKDILRYLVAQDYVDASQKLGESNNAKIVFVDPANSTEMFQELISDSVQENHGKNPTNGKGNGNGKGNGNGSN; encoded by the coding sequence ATGGACCCAATAATTTTTATCATATTTTTAGCTCTAGTAGGTTATGCCTTCGCATCTGCAAAGATGGTAAATCAAGGAGATGTCGCCTTAGTTGAACGCTTGGGGCGGTATCATCGCAAACTAAATCCTGGACTAAGTTTCATAGTTCCCATTCTCGATCAAGTTGTGATGGAGAATACAACCAGAGAGCAGTTATTAGATATAAAACCGCAAAATGTAATTACTAAAGACGGAGTTTACTTAGAAGTTGATGCAATTCTTTACTGGCGGATCAAAGACATTGAAAAAAGCTTTTATGCTATTGATGACTTAGAAACAGCTTTAGCTAACTTAGCCACAACCACCCTTCGGGAAAATATCGCTCAAAATTCCTTAGAGGATACTAATATGTCCAGAGCCGAGATGGACGGAAGCATATTAGGTGTATTAAATCCAATTACATCCGCATGGGGAATTGAAATTATCCGTTTAGATATTCAAAGTATCACCCCACCAGAAGCTGTACGCAAGTCAATGCAAGAACAACAAACAGCACAAATTAAAAAAAAGGCAGCAATAGAAGCAGCAGAAGGAGAACGACAAGCAGCAGTTAAACGAGCGGAAGGAACTAGAACATCAATAGAAATAATTGCTGAAGCCTTGCGTTCTCACCCCGAAAGTAAAGATATTTTAAGGTATCTTGTTGCCCAAGATTATGTAGATGCTAGTCAAAAACTGGGTGAAAGCAATAATGCCAAAATTGTCTTTGTAGATCCTGCTAACTCAACAGAAATGTTTCAGGAATTGATTTCTGATTCAGTACAAGAAAATCATGGTAAAAATCCCACTAATGGAAAGGGTAATGGCAATGGTAAAGGTAATGGGAATGGATCTAATTAG